The genomic stretch CAGCGTGCGCGAGCCAGCATTCGCATCAGCCTGGGCAAGCAGACCAAGCAAGAAGATATCGATTTTGCAATTAAAGTAATTCCGGAAACGGTGGCGCGCCTGCGCGAGATTTCTCCCGTTTATCAGAAGGTTGCCGCAGATTCGCGCAGATGAGCGCACATCAAACGCAAGTTCTCTCCCTTTCGTGTCCAGGTAAGTCTTTCTGCCGATAGTCGGCGAATTCCTATTCAGCTACACTGCTTTCATGATGATATGGTCGGCCTGTATTGATCATTTTGTGATCCAGAAGGGCTCGCGGTGAGCACCAAGTGGGTCCCAAAATCCGTACTGGCCCTGAAGAATTATTCGCGACGGGACTTTGTTGCTGACCTGATCGCCGGCGTCACGGTGGGACTGGTGGCGCTGCCGCTGGCGATGGCGTTTGCGATTGCGTCCGGCATGCCGCCGCAGGCAGGACTTTATTGCGCCGTGATCGCCGGATTTCTGATTTCGGCGCTGGGCGGATCACGGGTGCAGATTGGCGGGCCGACCGGCGCGTTCGTAGTCGTTGTCGCCGGCATCGTGGCCAAGTATGGCATCGACGGCCTTTTCATGTGCACCGGAATCGCCGGCGTGTTCCTGATTTTTCTGGGCGTGACCGGGCTGGGCAGCGCGGTGAAATATATTCCGCGGCCGGTGGTGGTGGGATTCACCAACGGAATTGCCGTGGTGATCGCCAGTACGCAGCTCAAGGATTTTTTTGGACTGCGCATTGAGCAGGTGCCCGGCAATTTTCTGGGCCGCCTTGAGGCTGTGGCGCACAACTTCCGCACGATTTCCTATGAAGAAACGGGACTGGCGGTGCTGGCGTTGGTCCTGATCGTGGTATGCAGAAAGTTTTTCCCGAAGATTCCCGGCTATATTGTTGCGCTCTTCGTAGGCACGGCGCTGGTCTATTTCCTGCGCCTGCCGGTGCAGACGATCGGCACGCGCTTTGGTGGAATTCCTTCAGGCCTGCCTGCGCTGAAGATTCCGCGCTTTCACCTGGACCTGATGCGTCCGCTGATTTCGCCGGCAATCACGGTGGCCATGCTGGGCGCGATTGAGTCACTCATGTCTGCCGTGGTGGCCGACAAGTTGTTTGGTCACGGCGAAAAGCACAAGCCGAATGTGGAATTGATTGCGCAGGGCGTGGCGAATTTCATTTCTCCGCTGATGGGCGGCTTGCCAGCGACTGGAGCGATTGCGCGCACGGCGACGAACATTCGATCAGGCGCAAGAAGCCCGGTTGCGGGAATGATTCACGCGCTTACGCTGCTGGCGATCCTGATGTTTGCCACGCCGGTGGCCAAGTTCATTCCGCTGGCGGTGCTTGCGGCGATTCTGCTGGTTGTCTCTTACAACATGGGCGAGTGGGCGGAAATTCCGGAGCTGCTCAAGCTTTCGCGGCTGGAAGTGGCCTGCTGGTCGGCCACTTTCGTGTTGACGGTTTTTGCCGACCTGACGGTCGCGGTGGAAGCAGGGATGATCCTGGCGGCGCTCATCTTTATCCGCAAAGTTACGGCGACGACGACGATTTCGCGCGTGACGAAAGAATATCTGGCAGAGAGCAAGCTGCACGTCTTACAAGACAAGGAAATTCCGCCGTATGCGACGGTGTTTCGTATTCACGGGCCATTTCTGTTTGGCGCGGCGGACAAAATTGATGACCTGATGCAACAGATACCTGACCTGCCGCCGATTGTGATTCTGCGCCTGCGCAATATGACGGCCATTGACGCTACTGGCATACGCGCGCTGGAAGAATTAGCGGACCGCGTGAAAGCCAGCGGTCGCCGGTTGATTCTGTGCGGCGCGCGTGAGCAGCCCGCGCGGTTGATGCGACAGTCAGAATTTGAGCAGCACGTGGGCGCAGAAAATATCTGCGCCAACGTGACGGAAGCGCTGACCCGCGCCGGCGTTGTGTTTCCGCAGATCGCGGCGGAAGCGCCGTCGGTGCAGAAGTGGGGCAGGCGCAGCACGGACCACGCGCCGGCCCCGGAAGAAGCGGCGGCGAAGGCAGCATCTTCACAAGACTGATTGCGCCTGAGCCGTTCCCGCAAGCATCTATAATAGAAAAGCCCATTTATGAGCACTCAGACCATTGCCGTAGCCATGTCCGGTGGTGTCGATTCGTCGACCGTTGCGGCCATGTTGCGTGCTGAGGGGTACAACGTTGTAGGCCTGACGATGCAGCTGTGGAACCAGCGCCGTCTGGCCGGACACGAGGGCATGCCGGAGCAGGTGCAGGGCCGCTGCTGCTCGATTGATGACGTGTACGATGCCCGCCGGGTGGCCGAGGACCTTGGCATTCCGTATTACGTGGTGAATCATGAAGAGCGTTTTGAGCGTGACGTGGTGCGTCCGTTTATTGATGAGTATCTATCAGGGCGTACGCCAATTCCTTGCAGCCTGTGCAACAACCATCTGAAGTTCGATCAACTGCTGATTACTGCGCGGCAGATTGGCGCGGACATGCTGGCCACGGGGCACTATGCGCGCTGTGAGTTTTCCGCCGAGCGCAATCGCTGGCTGCTGCGCCGCGCCGCCGATCCCGCCAAGGACCAGACATATTTCCTTTTTGGACTCACGCAGGAGCAGTTGAGCCGCACGCTGTTTCCTCTTGGCCACATGAACAAGCCGCAGGTGCGGGAACTGGCGCGCGAGCATCATCTGGCGCTGGCGGAAAAGCCCGACTCACAGGAGATATGCTTCGTCCCCGGCGGCGATTACAAGCGCTTCATTGATGCATACCTCAACGAGCAGGGTGAGCAACTGCCCGACACGTCTGGCGAACTGGTCACTACCGACGGCAAGGTGCTGGGGCACCATGAGGGCGTCCATAACTTCACCGTGGGCCAGCGCAAGGGGCTGGGCGTTGCCACAGGCTCGCCGCTCTACGTGATCAACATCAACGGCGCTGAGGGCAAGGTGACGGTCGGCGGAAACGATGATCTGCTTTCACGCACACTGATTGCCCGCGACCTAAACTGGATCGCCGTTGATGGCCTACACGATTCCGGCGCTGAGGCCAAGACGCCAATGCGCGTGACAGCAAAAATTCGCCATCGCCATGAGCCCGCGCCTGCTGTGTTGGAGAATGCTCCCAACGGCGAAGTGCGCGTAACGTTCGATGAGGCGCAGCGCGCCATCACGCCGGGACAGGCAGTGGTGTTTTACCAGGACGATCTGGTCGTCGGCGGCGGATGGATTGCTGAGACCGCGCGATAAGCCGTCATTGAAAGCACTCAAATTCAGTATCATTCATGCCGCAACGCCATCAGCGGATCAATAATCGAAAATGACCTTGACGGCCGATTTCATGATTGCTAAACGCTGCAAATGCATGCTATTTTTAAGAAGACAACTCAAGCGGCCGGCCATCCCTCTGGCGGCCTGTTTGCCCACTCCTCAGTAGCTCAATGGCAGAGCATTCGGCTGTTAACCGAAGGGTTGTAGGTTCGAGTCCTACCTGAGGAGCCAATCTTCATTTTTTGTCGCTTTCGCTCCGAAACCGCTCAAGTCTTTCCCTCTTGCATTGATCCAAACGCTCCTGCGTCTTTCGGCTCGGCGCGGCCTCGACTTTTACGTGGTGCATCGACGGTCGGCTCAGAACCGTTGCACAGCCCATACACATGGTGCCAAACAGAATGAATCGGTATTGGTGCGGCGCATTTGGTACCTTCGGCCTGTTCCTGTAGGATGGTTCCAATTACCAGCGTGAACTCGAATCCGCGCTGCTGCTGTTCCTCATGTCGATTTCAGTTCGTGCAGAGCATATAGGAAGCTTTCTCAGGCCGGCGGAGTTGCTGGAAGCGCGAAGCCAGCCCCATGCCGATCCGGAGCGCGTGCGCGCGCTGGAAGATGCCCACATCAAGCGGGTCATTGCGCGCCAGAAAGAGCTTGGTTTTCAAGTATTTACTGACGGGGAAACGCGCCGCCGGAACTTCATGAGCGACTTTACTGAGGCCGTGGCAGGGTTTGACCTGGCCGATGCCACCCCGCGGTCCTGGTACTCAGAATTGGATGTTCCTCCGGCAAACGGCGGCGGAAGCACCAGACACGAACGCCTGGAAGATGCGGATGTAAGCCGCGTGGCGGGCGTAGTTACGTCAAAGCTTCAGCAGGTCCGCCGCCTTACCGGACACGAGCTCAGCTTTTTGCTTCAGCACAGTCCAGGGCCGATCAAAATGACCCTGCCCAGCGTTACGCAGTTTCCCGCAATTGCTTTTAAGCGCGGCGTGACGGACCGGGTCTATAAAGACCACTCTGAATTGCTGTGGGCGATTGTGGACGTGATGAAAGCGGAGCTGGCACAGCTTTCACGCGAGGGCGTGAACTATATACAGATTGACGCGCCGCGCTACAGCTATTACATCGACCCGAAATGGCGCGAGTGGATCCGCAGGGAGATGAAGGTGGAACCCAGCGATCTACTGGATGAATCCATACGCGCGGACAATGCGGTGCTGGATGCGGCCCGCCGTCCGGGGCTGACGCTGGGCATGCATCTTTGCCGCGGCAACAATCGGAGCCACTGGTATGCGGAAGGCGGGTATGACGCGATTGCCGATAAGCTCTTTGGCGACATCAACGTTGACCGTTTTCTTTTGGAATACGACGATGAACGCTCCGGCACGTTTGCTCCGCTGCGCTTTGTTCCCAGCGGCAAGACCGTGGTGCTGGGGCTGATCAGCAGCAAGCGTCCGCAACTGGAGAGCGGTGATGCGCTGATGCGGAGGATCCAGCAGGCCGCAACTTACGTCCCGCTGGAGCGGCTGGCCCTGAGCCCGCAATGCGGTTTTGCTTCAACCATGGAAGGAAATCTTCTGACGGAAGAACAACAATGGGCCAAGATGCGGCTGGTGGTGGAGACAGCGCATCGCGTCTGGGGATAAAGCTTCTGTAGATCCAGCAGAGGAGGGAACATGGTCAGCAAGCGCTTTTTGCGATGATCGCCTTCAGGCGCTCCGCTGCTATTTGAACATCTCCTGGACTTTTTCCTTGACCCATTCCCAGGTTGTCTGCTGCCGCGGAGGCTTGGCGGTCCAGTTGCGCAGAGCTTCAACGCGACGGAAATCTCTGGGAACGTCAAACAGCGTCAACTCCAGAGGCCCTTCCTTCAGCTCCACTACTTCTGAGCCCCAGGTAGAAGACAGCGTATGCTTGCCTCCGTCGGGATGGGTTACTTCATTGGTCAAAGTGGTGGTTACTTTTACGGGGAAGCCGGTTTCCACGCCGCTGCGGTGGACGTCAATCTTGTCCATTTTGTTGAAGCATTTGTCATTGGATCCGGCGGAAACTTCTGCGGCCACAACGACGCCATAGCTGTTCTTTTTTTGCTGGTGCCATTCCGGCATCACGGAGCTGTCAATGTACCAGCCGTCAGTCTCACTCACCGATGACTTGGAGCATGCGCCAGGGCCGGCAACGCGTGTTTCGCGGGTAATGATGTGCCGGGCAGTGTGCCCAAAGAACTCTTTGCGCTCTCCGGTATCAGTGTTCTCAATCGTTATTTTCAATGTGCCGCCGGAATCCACCATGGGCCGCTTCTGGGTCAGATTCGATCCACGGGAGTCCGTCTCATAGGTAATGTATTCGTGGGCCGCCAGATCGAGCATGAAAACGCGGTCCCGTTCCCCGCGCATGATGATGGTGGCCATGGGCTGGCCGGAGCCGTCGCGCATTTGCGATTGCCACTCATTACGCAGTCGGTTAGGAGCAAGATATTCGGTGCGGGTATCAGTAAAGCCGGCCGTGATCTGGCGAGTCACAATCTTTACGCCTTCGATGGAAGGGTTCGGAGACGTTAGCGTAGTAAGGTAGAGCAGCAGAATCGCTAGCGGCATATTCATTTCCTTCTCTCGTCCCCGGGCAAGGGCGGCGTTGGGGATTTATTGTACCGCCAAACAGCGGATACAAAGAAGATTTTAATGTGAACGCAGTTACCAGCAGGGCGGTTGCCCGGCATTTGTAAGCTGTTGATTTGGCTCAAACTTGGGGAGAGCCCAGTTTTTTCAGGACCTGTGCCAGCGCGTCCATAGCCAAATGGGTTGCGTGGACAGAAGCATTTGGCAGTCCGCCCAGAGCTTCCAGCAGGTTTTCACGCTGGAGCGCGGACGCCTCAGCCAGCGACTTGCCCTGGATCATCTCTGTCAGGCACGAACCGGCGGCAATGGAAGCCACGCAACCACGCGTGCGATAGCGCACCTGGTCGATGCGTCCATCGGCAAGCTTGACCGCAAGGCTCATGATGTCGCCACAGACAGGATGTTCCAACCGCACCTCGGCATCCGGCGAAGGCAGTTCGCCGATGTTGCGCGGATGCTCGAAATGGTCGAGGACAGTGCTAGAGTAGGGCATTATTTTTGTCGTTGGTTGTCCGTTTATATAATCCAATGATGCCAGAAAACAGGGGTTTTCAAAATAATGTTTCGCAGCGAGTCATGCCGGAATGATTCAACAAAGGCTACGGCCGCCCACGCGCCGGAGCCCGCCGCACCAGGCGCGGAACGGAGCAATCGAGGGCCATGAACTTAAGCGGTTTGGAGCGGAGCGACAGAAAAATGAAACAAGTTGTTGCGGCATTGATAATCCGTGAGGAAAAGATCCTGATCTGCCAGCGCACAGAAGATCAGGCGTTGCCGCTTAAGTGGGAGTTTCCTGGCGGCAAGGTAGAGCGCAATGAGGACCTGAAAGACGCGCTGCATCGCGAACTGGATGAAGAGCTGGGAATTGACGCCGTGATCGGACGCAAGATCGCCGCAATCCAGCACACGTATGCCAGCGGCGCGTCGCTGGAACTTTATTTTTACCGCGTTGACCAGTTCAAGAATGAGATTGAGAACCGCATCTTTCGCGAAGTGCGCTGGGTCGATCGCAAAGAGCTCCCGACCTATGATTTCCTTGAAGCCGACGTGCGGTTAGTAAAAGACATCAGCGCGGGTAAACTGCTCTAGCTGCCGCCGGTGATCTGAGTCCAAATGAGCGCAATGGTCAAGCCGATCATGATGGCGCTGGTGCTCCACGCAATCACGTTCTGTAGCTTCGAGTTTTTATAATTGCCCATCAGGTCAGTTTTGTTC from Terriglobia bacterium encodes the following:
- a CDS encoding cobalamin-independent methionine synthase II family protein — translated: MSISVRAEHIGSFLRPAELLEARSQPHADPERVRALEDAHIKRVIARQKELGFQVFTDGETRRRNFMSDFTEAVAGFDLADATPRSWYSELDVPPANGGGSTRHERLEDADVSRVAGVVTSKLQQVRRLTGHELSFLLQHSPGPIKMTLPSVTQFPAIAFKRGVTDRVYKDHSELLWAIVDVMKAELAQLSREGVNYIQIDAPRYSYYIDPKWREWIRREMKVEPSDLLDESIRADNAVLDAARRPGLTLGMHLCRGNNRSHWYAEGGYDAIADKLFGDINVDRFLLEYDDERSGTFAPLRFVPSGKTVVLGLISSKRPQLESGDALMRRIQQAATYVPLERLALSPQCGFASTMEGNLLTEEQQWAKMRLVVETAHRVWG
- a CDS encoding (deoxy)nucleoside triphosphate pyrophosphohydrolase, whose translation is MKQVVAALIIREEKILICQRTEDQALPLKWEFPGGKVERNEDLKDALHRELDEELGIDAVIGRKIAAIQHTYASGASLELYFYRVDQFKNEIENRIFREVRWVDRKELPTYDFLEADVRLVKDISAGKLL
- a CDS encoding STAS domain-containing protein, whose product is MSTKWVPKSVLALKNYSRRDFVADLIAGVTVGLVALPLAMAFAIASGMPPQAGLYCAVIAGFLISALGGSRVQIGGPTGAFVVVVAGIVAKYGIDGLFMCTGIAGVFLIFLGVTGLGSAVKYIPRPVVVGFTNGIAVVIASTQLKDFFGLRIEQVPGNFLGRLEAVAHNFRTISYEETGLAVLALVLIVVCRKFFPKIPGYIVALFVGTALVYFLRLPVQTIGTRFGGIPSGLPALKIPRFHLDLMRPLISPAITVAMLGAIESLMSAVVADKLFGHGEKHKPNVELIAQGVANFISPLMGGLPATGAIARTATNIRSGARSPVAGMIHALTLLAILMFATPVAKFIPLAVLAAILLVVSYNMGEWAEIPELLKLSRLEVACWSATFVLTVFADLTVAVEAGMILAALIFIRKVTATTTISRVTKEYLAESKLHVLQDKEIPPYATVFRIHGPFLFGAADKIDDLMQQIPDLPPIVILRLRNMTAIDATGIRALEELADRVKASGRRLILCGAREQPARLMRQSEFEQHVGAENICANVTEALTRAGVVFPQIAAEAPSVQKWGRRSTDHAPAPEEAAAKAASSQD
- a CDS encoding iron-sulfur cluster assembly scaffold protein; amino-acid sequence: MPYSSTVLDHFEHPRNIGELPSPDAEVRLEHPVCGDIMSLAVKLADGRIDQVRYRTRGCVASIAAGSCLTEMIQGKSLAEASALQRENLLEALGGLPNASVHATHLAMDALAQVLKKLGSPQV
- the mnmA gene encoding tRNA 2-thiouridine(34) synthase MnmA: MSTQTIAVAMSGGVDSSTVAAMLRAEGYNVVGLTMQLWNQRRLAGHEGMPEQVQGRCCSIDDVYDARRVAEDLGIPYYVVNHEERFERDVVRPFIDEYLSGRTPIPCSLCNNHLKFDQLLITARQIGADMLATGHYARCEFSAERNRWLLRRAADPAKDQTYFLFGLTQEQLSRTLFPLGHMNKPQVRELAREHHLALAEKPDSQEICFVPGGDYKRFIDAYLNEQGEQLPDTSGELVTTDGKVLGHHEGVHNFTVGQRKGLGVATGSPLYVININGAEGKVTVGGNDDLLSRTLIARDLNWIAVDGLHDSGAEAKTPMRVTAKIRHRHEPAPAVLENAPNGEVRVTFDEAQRAITPGQAVVFYQDDLVVGGGWIAETAR